Proteins encoded together in one Streptomyces umbrinus window:
- a CDS encoding MFS transporter — protein MTETLASRTARSTVVPPVLGGLGLFTVLLGAALPLIDFFIVNVALPTIGHDLAAGDAVLELVVAGYGVAYAVLLVLGGRLGDMFGRRRLFLGGMIAFGLTSLACGLAPSAWTLVAARVAQGAASAAMLPQVLATIQSATAGPRRAKAMGLYGATAGLSMVAGQILGGVLVAADIAGTGWRAVFLVNVPVVLVGLFLAAKAVPETRSQHPAPVDGPGTALLAIALVSLLAPLTEGRAAGWPLWTWVSLAVFPIAATAFYLVERRAERLGRTPLVPPSLFSNLPLRRGLVMILPFSIGFSGFMFVIAVALQQGVALSPVRAGLTLAPMAVSFFVVSLLGPRLVARWGTRVVTAGGLVQAVGVAVLALTVWSSWPHVGGLELWPGVIIAGAGQALQLPILFRVILSEVPPARAGVGSGVMITAQQSALALGVATLGTLFLTLTPGHGMRDALVTTLLVQLAGVALTTGLSLRLPRAIA, from the coding sequence GTGACCGAAACCCTCGCTTCCCGTACAGCCCGCTCGACCGTCGTCCCACCCGTGCTCGGCGGGCTCGGACTGTTCACCGTGCTGCTCGGCGCGGCCCTGCCCCTCATCGACTTCTTCATCGTGAACGTCGCCCTGCCCACGATCGGCCACGACCTGGCCGCGGGCGACGCGGTCCTGGAACTCGTCGTCGCCGGATACGGAGTCGCGTACGCCGTGCTCCTCGTCCTCGGCGGCCGTCTCGGCGACATGTTCGGCCGGCGTCGGCTCTTCCTCGGCGGGATGATCGCCTTCGGGCTGACCTCGCTGGCGTGCGGGCTCGCGCCGAGCGCGTGGACGCTCGTGGCGGCGCGCGTCGCGCAGGGCGCGGCCTCGGCTGCGATGCTCCCGCAGGTCCTCGCCACCATCCAGTCGGCGACCGCGGGCCCGCGCCGCGCCAAGGCAATGGGCCTGTACGGGGCCACGGCCGGGCTCTCCATGGTGGCCGGGCAGATCCTCGGCGGCGTCCTCGTCGCGGCGGACATCGCGGGCACCGGCTGGCGCGCGGTCTTCCTGGTGAACGTGCCGGTCGTGCTGGTGGGCCTCTTCCTGGCCGCCAAGGCCGTGCCCGAGACCCGCTCGCAGCACCCGGCGCCGGTGGACGGCCCCGGAACGGCCCTGCTGGCCATCGCCCTGGTGTCCCTGCTCGCACCGCTCACCGAGGGCCGGGCGGCGGGCTGGCCCCTGTGGACGTGGGTGTCCCTGGCGGTGTTCCCGATAGCGGCGACGGCCTTCTACCTCGTCGAGCGGCGGGCGGAACGTCTGGGTCGCACCCCGCTGGTCCCGCCGAGCCTGTTCTCGAACCTCCCCCTCCGCCGGGGCCTGGTGATGATCCTCCCCTTCTCGATCGGCTTCAGCGGCTTCATGTTCGTCATCGCGGTGGCGCTGCAGCAGGGAGTCGCCCTGAGCCCGGTCCGCGCGGGCCTCACCCTGGCCCCGATGGCGGTGTCCTTCTTCGTGGTCTCCCTCCTGGGCCCGCGGCTGGTGGCCCGGTGGGGCACGCGGGTGGTGACCGCGGGCGGCCTGGTCCAGGCGGTCGGCGTGGCCGTCCTCGCCCTCACGGTGTGGAGCTCCTGGCCCCACGTCGGCGGTCTCGAACTCTGGCCCGGCGTGATCATCGCGGGTGCCGGTCAGGCCCTCCAACTCCCCATCCTCTTCCGCGTCATACTCTCCGAGGTCCCCCCGGCCCGCGCCGGCGTGGGCAGCGGCGTCATGATCACCGCCCAGCAGTCGGCTCTCGCCCTGGGCGTGGCCACCCTCGGCACCCTCTTCCTCACCCTCACCCCGGGCCACGGCATGCGGGACGCCCTGGTCACGACGCTTCTCGTCCAGCTCGCCGGGGTCGCACTGACCACCGGCCTGAGCCTGCGACTGCCCCGCGCCATCGCCTGA
- a CDS encoding helix-turn-helix transcriptional regulator produces the protein MTTMAEETAVRENGATGSTGVQGREAQAPGASGAPAREPEGARESESRASRESDIRRHELAAFLRHRREHLTPEQVGLPRGRRRRTPGLRREEVAHLSAVGVTWYTWLEQARDIQVSVQVLDALARTLMLDQNERAHLFQLAGAVDPTPASRCPTITPALLQTLEQLEPLPACIQNSRYDILAYNRTYGRLLCDLDEVPAEDRNCMVLFTTNEQWRSSIVLLDESIRLMAAKFRASMAGHLADPAWKMLLKRLRAESEQFREVWERHEVVGSRSKTKFFDNRYVGRLTLVHTDLWLGPAEGPRMVTYAPADEESRERLEKLHAVAVERG, from the coding sequence ATGACGACCATGGCCGAGGAAACCGCGGTACGGGAGAACGGGGCGACCGGGTCCACCGGAGTGCAGGGGCGCGAGGCCCAGGCCCCGGGGGCCTCGGGTGCGCCCGCGCGTGAGCCGGAGGGTGCGCGTGAGTCGGAGAGCCGGGCCTCGCGCGAGTCCGACATCCGGCGCCACGAGCTCGCCGCCTTCCTGCGGCACCGTCGCGAGCACCTCACCCCCGAGCAGGTCGGCCTGCCCCGCGGCCGCCGCCGGCGCACGCCGGGTCTGCGCCGGGAGGAGGTCGCGCACCTCTCCGCGGTCGGTGTCACCTGGTACACGTGGCTCGAACAGGCCCGGGACATCCAGGTCTCCGTCCAGGTCCTCGACGCCCTCGCCCGCACACTGATGCTCGACCAGAACGAGCGCGCCCACCTCTTCCAGCTCGCCGGTGCCGTCGACCCCACGCCCGCCTCGCGCTGCCCCACGATCACTCCGGCGCTGTTGCAGACGCTGGAGCAGTTGGAGCCGTTGCCGGCCTGCATCCAGAACAGCCGGTACGACATCCTCGCGTACAACCGCACGTACGGGCGTCTGCTCTGCGACCTCGACGAGGTGCCGGCCGAGGACCGCAACTGCATGGTCCTCTTCACCACGAACGAGCAGTGGCGTTCGTCGATCGTGCTGCTCGACGAGTCGATCCGGCTGATGGCCGCCAAGTTCCGCGCCTCGATGGCCGGGCATCTCGCCGACCCCGCCTGGAAGATGCTGCTCAAGCGGCTGCGGGCGGAGTCGGAGCAGTTCCGCGAGGTCTGGGAGCGGCACGAGGTGGTCGGCTCGCGCAGCAAGACCAAGTTCTTCGACAACCGGTACGTGGGGCGGTTGACCCTGGTCCACACCGACCTGTGGCTCGGTCCGGCGGAGGGGCCGCGGATGGTCACGTACGCACCCGCCGATGAGGAGTCGCGGGAGCGGCTGGAGAAGCTGCATGCGGTTGCTGTGGAGCGGGGTTGA
- a CDS encoding MFS transporter, with product MPELSHRRRMLVLAICCMSLLIVSLDVTILNVALPAMQKDLDTSLAGMQWTIDAYTLVLASLLMLAGSTADRIGRKRVFMAGLVVFTIGSVLCSLAPSLDSLIVFRMIQAVGGSMLNPVAMSIITNTFTDPRERARAIGVWGGVVGISMAAGPLVGGLLVDSVGWRSIFWINLPVGLAALLLTLRYVPESRAPKARRPDPVGQVLVIALLASLTYAIIEAPSSGAGQTLAFGGIALAALVTLLRYEPRRDEPLIDLRFFRSAPFSGATVVAISAFAALGGFLFLSTLYLQNVRGLDALHAGLWMLPMAVMTFVCAPLSGRLVGNRGPRLSLLIAGTAMTASGVLFAGFEAETENVTLVIGYFLFGLGFGFVNAPITNTAVSGMPRAQAGVAAAVASTSRQIGQTLGVAVIGAVLASGVGSSSYRDTFVSAARPAWWIITACGLAVLVLGALTSGRWARRTAERTALRLESPEVKESAGVV from the coding sequence ATGCCCGAGCTCAGCCACCGGCGACGCATGCTGGTGCTCGCGATCTGCTGTATGAGCCTGCTGATCGTGAGCCTCGACGTCACCATCCTCAATGTCGCCCTGCCCGCCATGCAGAAGGACCTGGACACGAGTCTGGCGGGCATGCAGTGGACGATCGACGCGTACACCCTGGTGCTCGCCTCGCTGCTGATGCTCGCCGGTTCGACGGCGGACCGCATCGGCCGCAAGAGGGTCTTCATGGCCGGCCTGGTCGTCTTCACGATCGGCTCGGTCCTCTGCTCGCTCGCGCCCAGCCTCGATTCGCTCATCGTCTTCCGCATGATCCAGGCGGTCGGCGGCTCGATGCTCAACCCGGTCGCGATGTCGATCATCACCAACACCTTCACGGACCCGCGCGAGCGTGCCCGCGCGATCGGGGTCTGGGGCGGTGTGGTCGGCATATCCATGGCCGCGGGCCCGCTGGTCGGCGGCCTCCTCGTGGACTCGGTCGGCTGGCGTTCGATCTTCTGGATCAACCTGCCGGTGGGCCTGGCCGCGCTCCTGCTCACGCTCCGGTACGTGCCCGAGTCCCGCGCCCCGAAGGCCCGCCGCCCGGACCCGGTCGGCCAGGTCCTGGTGATCGCGCTGCTCGCCTCCCTCACGTACGCGATCATCGAGGCGCCCTCCTCCGGCGCCGGCCAGACCCTCGCCTTCGGCGGTATCGCGCTCGCCGCGCTCGTCACCCTTCTCCGGTACGAGCCCCGCCGCGACGAACCCCTCATCGACCTGCGCTTCTTCCGCTCGGCTCCCTTCAGCGGGGCCACGGTCGTGGCGATCAGCGCGTTCGCGGCGCTCGGCGGCTTCCTCTTCCTCTCGACGCTCTACCTCCAGAACGTACGCGGCCTGGACGCCCTCCACGCGGGCCTGTGGATGCTGCCGATGGCGGTCATGACCTTCGTCTGCGCGCCCCTGTCCGGGCGGCTGGTCGGCAACCGCGGCCCCCGCCTGTCGCTTCTCATCGCGGGGACGGCGATGACCGCGAGCGGCGTTCTCTTCGCCGGTTTCGAGGCCGAGACGGAGAACGTGACCCTCGTCATCGGCTACTTCCTCTTTGGCCTCGGCTTCGGTTTCGTGAACGCCCCGATCACCAACACCGCCGTCTCCGGCATGCCCCGCGCCCAGGCCGGGGTGGCCGCCGCCGTCGCCTCCACGAGCCGCCAGATCGGCCAGACGCTGGGCGTCGCCGTGATCGGCGCGGTGCTCGCCTCCGGCGTCGGTTCCTCCTCCTACCGCGACACCTTCGTCTCCGCGGCCCGCCCCGCCTGGTGGATCATCACCGCGTGCGGTCTGGCGGTGCTGGTCCTCGGCGCCCTCACCAGTGGGCGCTGGGCCCGACGAACGGCCGAGCGCACGGCTTTGCGACTGGAGTCGCCGGAGGTCAAGGAGTCAGCGGGGGTTGTGTGA
- the dusB gene encoding tRNA dihydrouridine synthase DusB: MPTPTSTVNSALRIGPHTVQPPVVLAPMAGITNAPFRTLCREFSGGKGLFVSEMITTRALVERNEKTMQLIHFDASETPRSIQLYGVDPATVGKAVRMIAEEGLADHIDLNFGCPVPKVTRKGGGSALPYKRHLLRAILREAVSGAGDLPVTMKMRKGIDDDHITYLDAGRIAVEEGVTAIALHGRTAAQHYGGTADWDAIARLKEHVPEIPVLGNGDIWSADDALRMVRETGCDGVVVGRGCLGRPWLFGDLVAAFEGRGGDYARPTLREVAGVMVRHATLLGEWIGDEARGVIDFRKHVAWYLKGFAVGSEMRKRLAITSSLAELSEGLEELALDQPWPVGADGPRGRTSGNNRVVLPDGWLKDPYDCAGISEDAELDTSGG; encoded by the coding sequence ATGCCCACGCCCACATCCACGGTGAACTCCGCCCTGCGGATCGGCCCGCACACCGTCCAGCCGCCCGTCGTCCTCGCCCCCATGGCCGGGATCACGAACGCGCCGTTCCGCACGCTGTGCCGGGAGTTCAGCGGGGGAAAGGGCCTGTTCGTCAGCGAGATGATCACCACTCGGGCGCTGGTCGAGCGCAACGAGAAGACGATGCAGCTGATCCACTTCGACGCGTCGGAGACCCCGCGGTCGATCCAGTTGTACGGGGTCGACCCCGCGACCGTCGGCAAGGCCGTCCGCATGATCGCGGAGGAGGGCCTCGCCGACCACATCGACCTGAACTTCGGCTGCCCCGTGCCGAAGGTCACGCGGAAGGGCGGCGGGTCCGCGCTGCCGTACAAGCGGCACCTGCTGCGGGCGATCCTCCGCGAGGCGGTGTCCGGGGCCGGTGACCTGCCCGTCACGATGAAGATGCGCAAGGGCATCGACGACGACCACATCACGTACCTCGACGCCGGGCGTATCGCCGTCGAGGAGGGCGTGACGGCGATCGCGCTGCACGGCCGCACCGCCGCCCAGCACTACGGCGGCACCGCCGACTGGGACGCCATCGCCCGGCTCAAGGAGCATGTGCCGGAGATTCCCGTTCTCGGCAACGGTGACATCTGGTCGGCGGACGACGCGCTGCGGATGGTCCGGGAGACCGGCTGTGACGGCGTGGTCGTCGGCCGCGGCTGCCTGGGGCGTCCGTGGCTGTTCGGCGACCTGGTGGCGGCGTTCGAGGGCCGCGGCGGTGACTATGCGCGGCCGACCCTCCGGGAGGTGGCGGGCGTGATGGTCCGCCACGCGACCCTCCTCGGGGAGTGGATCGGGGACGAGGCTCGCGGAGTCATCGACTTCCGCAAGCACGTGGCCTGGTACCTGAAGGGTTTCGCGGTCGGCTCCGAGATGCGCAAGCGCCTTGCGATCACCTCGTCACTGGCCGAACTCTCCGAGGGGCTGGAGGAGTTGGCGCTGGACCAGCCCTGGCCTGTCGGTGCGGACGGGCCACGCGGGCGCACGTCCGGCAACAACAGGGTTGTCCTGCCGGACGGCTGGCTGAAGGACCCGTACGACTGCGCCGGCATCAGCGAGGACGCGGAGCTGGACACGTCCGGGGGCTGA
- a CDS encoding amylo-alpha-1,6-glucosidase, which translates to MTDRHHLLVHGGTFAAVGDGGDINGVHGASSPHGLFVRDARHLSRWQLTVDGAVPEALTPVADGDTARCVLVPRGGRQEPPAYTIFREQAVADGAFVESLRVTSNRPAPTTVRIAVTADADFTDQFELRSDHRTYTKIGVVRSRQVLDDGVEFTYQRGEWRSSTTVTSEPAPDGVEETGTGARRLVWTLELQPHESAELALRVAARPHGMPHPEVPPSPAAANARLLALEGEFAEGVPFPTGWPELAAACARGLSDLAVLQVPATGPDGEELRVPAAGVPWFLTLLGRDALLTSLFALPYRPQLAAATLPALAAAQATEVGVGTVAQPGKIVHEMRHGELAHFGQVPYGRYYGSVDATPLFLVLLGAYVEQTGDTALARRLEPNARAAIGWMLDHGGLTSRGYLVYRADEGGLANQNWKDSPGAICSGDGSRPTGPVMAAGAQGYAYDALRRTAHLARTVWDDEVYAALLEQAAADLRDRFQRDFWMPDHSFPALALDGDGNHVDALASDAGHLLWSGLLDKEYGELVGRRLLEPDFFSGWGVRTVASGQPAYHPLSYHRGSVWPHDNALITLGLARYGLHDEARTVAHALVDAATAAGHRLPEVLAGYGRDTHAEPVPYPHACVRESRSAAAPLALLTAVGGA; encoded by the coding sequence ATGACGGACCGGCATCATCTGCTCGTGCACGGTGGGACGTTCGCGGCCGTGGGCGACGGCGGGGACATCAACGGGGTGCACGGCGCCAGTTCGCCCCACGGGCTGTTCGTGCGCGACGCCCGGCACCTGAGCCGCTGGCAGCTGACCGTCGACGGGGCGGTGCCCGAGGCGCTGACGCCGGTCGCGGACGGCGACACGGCCCGCTGTGTGCTCGTACCGCGCGGCGGCCGGCAGGAGCCGCCCGCGTACACGATCTTCCGCGAACAGGCCGTGGCCGACGGGGCGTTCGTCGAGTCGCTGCGCGTCACCAGCAACCGTCCGGCACCGACGACGGTCCGGATCGCGGTCACCGCGGACGCCGACTTCACGGACCAGTTCGAGCTGCGCTCCGACCACCGCACGTACACGAAGATCGGCGTGGTCCGCTCCCGCCAAGTCCTCGACGACGGCGTGGAGTTCACCTATCAGCGCGGCGAGTGGCGGTCCAGTACGACCGTGACCTCCGAGCCCGCGCCGGACGGCGTGGAGGAGACCGGCACGGGCGCGCGCCGCCTCGTGTGGACCCTCGAACTCCAGCCGCACGAATCGGCCGAGCTGGCCCTCCGGGTGGCGGCGCGCCCGCACGGTATGCCGCACCCGGAGGTGCCCCCCTCCCCGGCCGCCGCCAACGCCCGACTCCTCGCGCTGGAAGGGGAGTTCGCAGAGGGCGTGCCCTTCCCGACGGGCTGGCCCGAGCTCGCCGCGGCCTGTGCGCGGGGCCTGTCCGACCTGGCCGTGCTCCAGGTGCCCGCAACGGGCCCCGACGGAGAGGAACTTCGCGTCCCGGCGGCCGGAGTCCCGTGGTTCCTGACCCTGTTGGGCCGCGACGCCCTCCTCACCTCCCTCTTCGCGCTCCCCTACCGCCCCCAACTGGCCGCCGCCACCCTGCCCGCGCTCGCCGCGGCCCAGGCGACCGAGGTCGGCGTGGGCACGGTGGCCCAGCCGGGCAAGATCGTGCACGAGATGCGGCACGGCGAGCTGGCCCACTTCGGGCAGGTGCCGTACGGGCGTTACTACGGCTCGGTCGACGCGACCCCGCTCTTCCTCGTCCTCCTCGGCGCGTACGTCGAACAGACGGGTGACACGGCACTCGCCCGCCGCCTCGAGCCCAACGCCCGGGCGGCGATCGGCTGGATGCTGGACCACGGCGGGCTGACCTCGCGCGGATATCTCGTCTACCGCGCGGACGAGGGCGGCCTCGCCAACCAGAACTGGAAGGACTCCCCCGGCGCCATCTGCTCCGGCGACGGCTCCCGGCCGACCGGCCCGGTGATGGCCGCGGGCGCGCAGGGATACGCGTACGACGCGCTGCGCCGGACCGCCCACCTGGCCCGGACCGTATGGGACGACGAGGTGTACGCGGCGCTGCTGGAGCAGGCCGCGGCGGATCTCCGCGACCGGTTCCAGCGGGACTTCTGGATGCCGGACCACTCCTTCCCGGCGCTCGCCCTCGACGGCGACGGCAACCACGTCGACGCGCTCGCGTCCGACGCGGGGCACCTGCTCTGGTCCGGGCTGCTGGACAAGGAGTACGGGGAGCTGGTGGGGCGGCGGTTGCTGGAGCCGGACTTCTTCTCCGGCTGGGGTGTCCGCACGGTTGCCTCGGGCCAGCCCGCGTACCATCCGCTGTCCTACCACCGGGGGTCGGTGTGGCCCCACGACAACGCGCTGATCACGCTGGGGTTGGCGCGGTACGGGCTCCATGACGAGGCCCGTACGGTGGCCCATGCGCTGGTGGATGCGGCGACGGCCGCCGGGCACCGGCTGCCGGAGGTTCTGGCCGGGTACGGCCGCGATACGCATGCGGAGCCGGTGCCGTATCCGCATGCGTGCGTGCGCGAATCACGGTCCGCGGCGGCTCCGTTGGCGTTGCTCACGGCGGTCGGGGGAGCGTGA
- a CDS encoding MGH1-like glycoside hydrolase domain-containing protein, whose amino-acid sequence MDRTTQLTARRTGIVDPVRTATSPPFSGHGEIGPSRVAVYDPVRPAGSLHLRAAEVLHGNWTGTSTVPSRGLYPHQWSWDSAFIAIGLRHLSPLRAQVELETLLDAQWGDGRIPHIVFNPSVPLDAYFPSPDFWRSSTAGRAAGAPRTVQTSGIVQPPVHALAAWLVHVSDPGLSRARSFLSRVYPRLAAWHRYLLHRRDLGGGGLASVVHPWEQGMDNAPSWDAPLSRVTPAPARSFRRADLDHGAAEDRPTDLDYGRYVRLATDYRDGQYADGTAGTDGFAVEDPAFNALLIASEHALARIARELGATGTARHARAERLTAALVDRLWDPAEGMFFCRDVRTDGLIPERGVSGLVPLLLPTLPRDTAATLVRTLYGPHFGLGESTRLVPSYDLTGHAFDPHRYWRGPAWFNTNWLVERGLRLHGEHARAQKLRGALLETADTSGFAEYVDPYTGEACGALGFSWTAALTLDLLHEAPEAVHSTTEEFGKGAKGGDRR is encoded by the coding sequence GTGGACCGCACAACCCAGCTCACCGCCCGTCGCACCGGGATCGTGGATCCCGTACGTACCGCGACCTCACCGCCGTTTTCCGGCCATGGTGAGATCGGCCCTTCCAGGGTGGCCGTATACGATCCGGTCCGCCCGGCGGGATCGCTGCACCTCAGGGCGGCCGAGGTACTGCACGGCAACTGGACCGGCACGTCCACGGTGCCCTCGCGCGGTCTGTACCCCCACCAGTGGTCCTGGGACTCCGCGTTCATCGCGATCGGCCTGCGCCATCTGTCGCCGCTGCGGGCGCAGGTCGAGCTGGAGACACTGCTCGACGCGCAGTGGGGCGACGGCCGGATTCCGCACATCGTGTTCAACCCCTCCGTCCCCCTCGACGCGTACTTCCCGAGCCCCGACTTCTGGCGCTCCTCGACCGCGGGGCGCGCTGCGGGCGCCCCGCGCACCGTACAGACGTCGGGCATCGTGCAGCCACCGGTGCACGCGCTGGCGGCCTGGCTGGTGCACGTCTCCGACCCGGGTCTGTCCCGGGCGCGGTCCTTCCTGTCCCGGGTCTACCCGCGGCTGGCGGCCTGGCACCGCTATCTGCTGCACCGCCGGGACCTGGGCGGCGGGGGCCTCGCCTCGGTGGTCCACCCCTGGGAGCAGGGCATGGACAACGCGCCGAGCTGGGACGCCCCGCTGTCCCGTGTGACGCCCGCCCCGGCCCGCTCCTTCCGCCGCGCGGACCTCGACCACGGCGCCGCGGAGGACCGGCCGACGGACCTGGACTACGGACGGTACGTACGGCTGGCGACGGACTACCGGGACGGGCAGTACGCGGACGGCACCGCCGGCACCGACGGCTTCGCGGTGGAGGACCCGGCCTTCAACGCGCTCCTGATCGCCTCCGAGCACGCGCTGGCGCGGATCGCGCGGGAGCTGGGCGCGACGGGCACGGCCCGGCACGCGCGCGCGGAGCGGCTGACCGCGGCGCTCGTCGACCGGCTGTGGGACCCGGCCGAGGGCATGTTCTTCTGCCGGGACGTGCGTACGGACGGGCTGATCCCCGAGCGCGGCGTCTCCGGCCTCGTCCCGCTGCTCCTGCCGACGCTCCCCCGCGACACGGCCGCCACGCTCGTACGGACGCTGTACGGGCCGCACTTCGGGCTCGGCGAATCGACCCGGCTCGTCCCGAGCTACGACCTGACCGGGCACGCCTTCGACCCGCACCGGTACTGGCGCGGTCCGGCCTGGTTCAACACCAACTGGCTGGTGGAGCGCGGGCTCAGGCTGCACGGGGAGCACGCTCGCGCGCAGAAGCTGCGGGGCGCGCTGCTGGAGACGGCGGACACCTCCGGGTTCGCGGAGTACGTGGATCCGTACACCGGCGAGGCCTGCGGAGCGCTCGGTTTCAGCTGGACCGCGGCGCTGACGCTGGACCTGCTGCACGAGGCACCCGAAGCGGTGCACAGCACGACGGAAGAGTTCGGCAAGGGCGCCAAGGGAGGGGACCGGCGATGA
- a CDS encoding ROK family protein: MATRAGKTGSQASSGDLLELVRTGRATTRGALQQVTGLSRATVGQRLDRLFRAGWLREGAAGPVDSPLGGRPSVSLEFDDSHAVVLTADLDTRHARAAVLSLTGELLAEHTGSLLIEEGPDAVLGELGRWFAELLEKAGHRAHEVCGIGLAVPGPVDSETGRVVQPPIMPGWDGYDIRGRLTRAFTEHTGTGAVPVLVDNDANLMAYGEQRTGHPDCSAFVLVKVSTGIGAGVVVGGSIYRGIDGGAGDIGHIRVPEGADALCRCGSFGCLAAVASGGAVARRLAETGVPAASGSDVRDLLASGHPGAAALAREAGRHVGDVLATVVTLLNPGVLMIAGDLAGTAFLTGVRELLYQRALPRSTAHLDVVTSRLGERAGLVGAGAMVVEHLYAPERVEERLLAMGV, translated from the coding sequence ATGGCCACACGCGCCGGGAAGACCGGGAGCCAGGCGAGCTCCGGCGACCTGCTGGAGCTGGTGCGCACCGGGCGCGCGACCACGCGCGGGGCCTTGCAGCAGGTCACGGGGCTGTCGCGGGCCACGGTCGGGCAGCGGCTCGACCGGCTGTTCCGGGCCGGCTGGCTGCGCGAGGGCGCCGCGGGCCCGGTGGACTCGCCGCTCGGCGGCCGTCCCTCGGTCAGCCTGGAGTTCGACGACTCACACGCCGTCGTCCTCACCGCCGACCTCGACACCCGGCACGCCCGCGCCGCCGTGCTGTCCCTGACCGGTGAGCTGCTGGCCGAGCACACGGGGTCGCTGCTGATCGAGGAGGGCCCGGACGCGGTCCTCGGCGAGCTGGGCCGCTGGTTCGCGGAGCTCCTGGAGAAGGCCGGGCACCGGGCGCACGAGGTGTGCGGCATCGGGCTCGCAGTGCCGGGGCCCGTGGACAGCGAGACCGGCCGGGTCGTCCAGCCGCCGATCATGCCCGGCTGGGACGGCTACGACATACGGGGCCGCCTCACCCGCGCCTTCACCGAGCACACGGGCACCGGCGCCGTCCCGGTCCTCGTCGACAACGACGCCAACCTCATGGCGTACGGGGAACAGCGCACCGGCCACCCCGACTGCTCGGCCTTCGTGCTGGTGAAGGTCTCCACCGGTATCGGCGCCGGTGTGGTCGTCGGCGGCTCGATCTACCGGGGCATCGACGGCGGCGCCGGAGACATCGGGCATATCCGGGTCCCCGAGGGCGCCGACGCGCTGTGCAGGTGCGGGTCGTTCGGATGCCTCGCCGCCGTCGCGAGCGGGGGCGCGGTCGCGCGCAGGCTGGCGGAGACGGGCGTTCCGGCGGCGTCGGGCTCAGATGTGCGCGATCTGCTGGCCTCCGGGCATCCCGGCGCGGCCGCGCTCGCGAGGGAGGCCGGGCGGCACGTCGGTGACGTACTGGCGACCGTGGTGACGCTGCTCAACCCCGGCGTCCTGATGATCGCCGGAGACCTGGCCGGGACGGCGTTCCTGACCGGCGTCCGCGAACTTCTCTACCAGCGGGCCCTGCCCCGATCCACCGCCCACCTGGACGTCGTCACCTCACGGCTCGGCGAGCGGGCGGGCCTGGTCGGGGCCGGTGCGATGGTCGTGGAGCATCTGTACGCGCCCGAACGGGTCGAGGAGCGGCTGCTGGCCATGGGCGTGTGA